A stretch of Episyrphus balteatus chromosome 2, idEpiBalt1.1, whole genome shotgun sequence DNA encodes these proteins:
- the LOC129909292 gene encoding chondroitin sulfate glucuronyltransferase encodes MKRSALNRNHYFVFGFLLGLILSFYIPEDIWELVQNECPQTAEIHSFEKKFGQDFEPHLNLINKPLAAKKPVKNVIRPRYYSSELGIREKIFIGVMTSQDGINTLATAINRTVAHLVNRIKFFINADNVKSNYKLKNIVGFTDTRENLRPFHVIKYLADNYLDDYDYFLIIPDTVYVDARKLQKMLYHLSITFDIYMGKRTDSGTNENGNLGAGGENGETADGGNLSDENDLKMQSDRNYCDLNAGILLSSSVIRKMRNNLDWCVRNGMTGVHSVNIGRCVKYSSRLSGCQENYQGITQKSYSVRPSIKLYKDLSLLSSEEAFRNASVIYPITSADDFYRLHAYFSKYHLENLQHRSFDLEHKAYHIANGTISNNILEIRWPLGVPTSSSPETRHDILVWHFINSTHIFLPNSENVVEPLSRIDSLDFQTVLDISVQYARHKYPGLAYSSIHTVYRRFDPTRGMDYHMHLNFLDAKRYEPRLVTKSFQVVKPLGRVEVVPSPYVTESTRIAIIVPAFEHLANDGVEFVRQYEKICMKNQDNTFLLMIFLYRYDSPSKGDNDPFRNIKNLALNLSTKYKTDGSRIAWLSIRLPAILSDVIMPEDIMLNSIYARNEILSLAVADLALPKIGLESLILMGSTSSVFKADFLNRVRMNTIQGFQVYSPIGFMMYPCKFAHFCKECETCDVSQSAGYFDRWNYDVIAFYSRDYVQARKKLEDTVPIVHNDNDIELLLNRADKTINTILDIFVGAQLPIHILRGVEPNLRYGTAIKNFLETTSDIPKCPAYSSLDNNNNNKSNTNQNNNVNNYSNEIPLRSDNLSSSNSLSSKKCIHLASRKQIGDSIIRFEDKSINNNPRRH; translated from the exons gtgaaaaacgtcattcggcCACGCTATTACTCCTCAGAATTGGGTATACGTGAAAAAATATTCATCGGTGTCATGACCTCACAAGATGGCATCAACACTTTGGCAACAGCGATAAATCGCACCGTTGCACACCTGGTCAATCGCATCAAATTCTTCATTAACGCCGACAATGTGAAGAGCAACTACAAGTTGAAGAACATTGTCGGTTTCACCGATACTCGCGAGAATCTTCGACCATTCCATGTGATCAAGTATCTCGCGGATAATTATCTCGATGACTATGATTATTTCCTTATTATTCCGGACACTGTTTATGTGGATGCAAGAAAACTGCAAAAGATGCTCTATCATTTGAGTATAACGTTTGACATTTACATGGGTAAACGAACTGATAGTGGGACAAATGAGAATGGCAATTTGGGAGCGGGTGGTGAAAATGGTGAAACAGCTGATGGTGGCAATCTGTCGGATGAAAATGATCTGAAAATGCAAAGTGATCGTAATTACTGTGATTTAAATGCTGGTATTTTATTAAGTAGTAGTGTTATAAGAAAAATGAGAAATAATTTAGACTGGTGCGTGCGCAACGGTATGACTGGGGTGCATAGTGTGAACATTGGCAGATGTGTCAAATATTCGAGTCGACTGTCCGGATGCCAAGAAAATTATCAG GGCATCACACAAAAGTCTTATTCAGTGAGGCCATCAATAAAATTATACAAGGACCTTAGCCTATTGTCATCAGAAGAGGCCTTTCGAAACGCCTCTGTAATATATCCTATAACAAGTGCAGATGATTTTTATCGACTTCATGCCTATTTCTCAAAA taCCATTTAGAAAACCTTCAACACCGCAGCTTTGATCTTGAACATAAAGCCTATCACATAGCGAATGGAACAATATCGAATAATATTTTAGAAATCCGTTGGCCATTAGGAGTGCCAACTAGCAGCTCGCCAGAAACTCGCCATGACATTCTTGTGTGGCACTTTATCAATAGTACTCACATTTTTCTGCCAAATTCAGAGAATGTCGTAGAACCATTGAGTCGCATCGACTCGTTAGACTTTCAAACAGTCTTAGATATAAGTGTGCAATATGCACGTCACAAGTATCCAGGATTAGCTTACTCGAGTATACACACGGTTTACCGGAGATTCGATCCAACCAGAGGCATGGACTATCAtatgcatttgaattttttagatgCAAAGCGATATGAACCAAGATTGGTCACGAAGAG CTTTCAGGTAGTTAAGCCTTTGGGTCGGGTAGAAGTTGTACCCTCGCCATATGTAACTGAAAGTACAAGAATAGCCATAATAGTGCCAGCATTTGAACATCTAGCCAACGATGGTGTAGAGTTTGTTCGCCAATATGAAAAAATCTGCATGAAGAATCAAGACAATACCTTCCTTCTTATG ATTTTTCTTTACAGATATGATTCGCCTAGCAAAGGCGACAATGATCCATtccgaaatattaaaaatcttgCCTTAAATTTATCCACCAAATATAAAACCGATGGTTCTCGGATAGCGTGGCTTTCAATTCGATTGCCAGCGATATTAAGTGATGTCATTATGCCTGAGGATATTATGCTCAATTCAATTTATGCCCGAAATGAAATACTCAGTTTAGCTGTGGCTGACTTGGCCTTGCCAAAAATTGGTCTTGAAAGCTTAATTCTTATGGGCTCAACATCAAGTGTATTTAAAGCGGATTTTCTCAATCgg GTTCGCATGAATACGATACAAGGATTCCAAGTGTATTCACCAATTGGATTCATGATGTATCCATGTAAGTTTGCACATTTTTGCAAAGAATGTGAAACTTGTGATGTTAGTCAGAGTGCTGGTTACTTTGACAGGTGGAATTATGATGTGATTGCTTTCTATAGTCGCGACTATGTGCAAG CTCGCAAAAAACTCGAAGATACTGTACCGATAGTCCACAATGACAACGACATTGAGTTACTTCTCAATCGTGCCGATAAAACAATTAACACAATTTTAGATATATTTGTTGGTGCTCAATTACCAATACACATATTGCGTGGTGTTGAACCAAATTTACGATATGGCACTGCCATTAAAAATTTCCTCGAAACTACAAGTGATATACCCAAGTGCCCAGCTTATAGCAGCTtagacaataataataataataaaagtaatacaaatcaaaataataatgtaaATAATTATTCCAATGAAATACCTTTAAGATCTGACAATCTTAGCAGTAGTAATAGTTTAAGTAGCAAGAAATGTATACACTTAGCGTCTAGAAAACAAATTGGCGATTCGATAATACGCTTTGAGGATAAAAGTATTAACAATAATCCAAGAAggcattaa
- the LOC129909305 gene encoding probable alpha-aspartyl dipeptidase isoform X2 — MSILRHQNKYVNRNLCRERSINRIFTMSRRQLLLISSSRVHGFKYLEHSKDQINNLLKKKEVDTVLFVPYALKDHDKYTETVGNALSAWGYKVEGLHTKSNQIDAVKNAQAIFVGGGNTFVLLKTLYEKNLVETIRERVLQNGIPYIGSSAGTNVATRSIHTTNDMPVDYPPTFDALQLVPFNINPHYLETDLETKHKGETRDERINEYIDYHSLPVLGLREGTSLLVDGDKATLMGDRNAKLFKADKEQVEYPPQSDLSFLL; from the exons ATGTCAATACTTAGGCATCAAAATAAATATGTTAATAGAAATTTGTGTCGAGAGAGAAG tatCAACcgaatttttacaatgagcagaCGACAACTTCTATTAATATCCTCCTCCAGGGTTCATGGATTTAAATATCTGGAACATTCCAAAGATCAAATTAATAATTTACTCAAAAA GAAAGAAGTAGATACTGTATTATTTGTACCATATGCATTGAAAGATCACGATAAATATACAGAAACCGTTGGTAATGCTCTCAGTGCCTGGGGTTACAAAGTCGAAGGCCTGCATactaaatcaaatcaaatcgatGCTGTCAAAAATGCCCAAGCTATCTTTGTTGGTGGTGGGAATACATTTGTTCTTTTAAAAACGTTGTATGAAAAGAACCTAGTTGAAACTATCCGAGAAAGGGTACTTCAAAATGGTATTCCATACATTGGAAGCAGTGCTGGAACAAATGTTGCTACCCGATCAATTCATACAACAAATGATATGCCAGTTGATTATCCACCCACTTTTGATGCACTTCAATTGGTGCCTTTCAATATAAATCCACATTATTTGGAAACTGATTTAGAAACAAAACATAAAGGTGAAACACGTGATGAAAGGATTAATGAATATATAGATTATCATAGTCTGCCTGTTTTGGGATTGCGTGAAGGAACAAGTTTGTTAGTCGATGGGGACAAAGCTACTCTGATGGGGGATCGGAATGCAAAGTTGTTTAAAGC agataAGGAACAAGTTGAATACCCGCCACAATCTGACCTCagctttttactttaa
- the LOC129909305 gene encoding probable alpha-aspartyl dipeptidase isoform X1, which produces MKNIPKLSPRHYELFPFLKIIHNVGPYFLFNFVRLMHSSLFNAFHIFNIQSKQLLCINRIFTMSRRQLLLISSSRVHGFKYLEHSKDQINNLLKKKEVDTVLFVPYALKDHDKYTETVGNALSAWGYKVEGLHTKSNQIDAVKNAQAIFVGGGNTFVLLKTLYEKNLVETIRERVLQNGIPYIGSSAGTNVATRSIHTTNDMPVDYPPTFDALQLVPFNINPHYLETDLETKHKGETRDERINEYIDYHSLPVLGLREGTSLLVDGDKATLMGDRNAKLFKADKEQVEYPPQSDLSFLL; this is translated from the exons ATGAAGAATATTCCAAAGCTTTCTCCCAGACATTATGAGTTGTTTCCATTCCTCAAAATCATTCATAACGTCGGTCCTTATTTTCTGTTCAATTTTGTTCGTTTAATGCACAGTTCTTTGTTTAATGCCTTTCATATATTCAATATTCAAAGTAAACAGCTATTGTG tatCAACcgaatttttacaatgagcagaCGACAACTTCTATTAATATCCTCCTCCAGGGTTCATGGATTTAAATATCTGGAACATTCCAAAGATCAAATTAATAATTTACTCAAAAA GAAAGAAGTAGATACTGTATTATTTGTACCATATGCATTGAAAGATCACGATAAATATACAGAAACCGTTGGTAATGCTCTCAGTGCCTGGGGTTACAAAGTCGAAGGCCTGCATactaaatcaaatcaaatcgatGCTGTCAAAAATGCCCAAGCTATCTTTGTTGGTGGTGGGAATACATTTGTTCTTTTAAAAACGTTGTATGAAAAGAACCTAGTTGAAACTATCCGAGAAAGGGTACTTCAAAATGGTATTCCATACATTGGAAGCAGTGCTGGAACAAATGTTGCTACCCGATCAATTCATACAACAAATGATATGCCAGTTGATTATCCACCCACTTTTGATGCACTTCAATTGGTGCCTTTCAATATAAATCCACATTATTTGGAAACTGATTTAGAAACAAAACATAAAGGTGAAACACGTGATGAAAGGATTAATGAATATATAGATTATCATAGTCTGCCTGTTTTGGGATTGCGTGAAGGAACAAGTTTGTTAGTCGATGGGGACAAAGCTACTCTGATGGGGGATCGGAATGCAAAGTTGTTTAAAGC agataAGGAACAAGTTGAATACCCGCCACAATCTGACCTCagctttttactttaa
- the LOC129909297 gene encoding pickpocket protein 28-like isoform X3: MFKTLWIPFLLTGVVAAAYITSHCLLYFELNPTVTYVNSFRHPVAEVPFPGISICSVNKISKRAVEEYARNITKMTKGLDEKDLIKRFELIGGLFDSTGFDIDDAYNLQVLLDTVFSTKPGFFDVYQFLKKLAPKCEELLLKCSWAGKIYPCNELFELRVSPEGFCCMFNYNRVGRKIMPVQVRHLNVIGTDMGLKVLLNSSVNDYFYSQRSTIGFIIQIFNSVFYPDILTGELSEFPLSPNSDMLVPLQINIINSDDEIRKYKIGQRLCYFADEQPRGYGIQYSQPECLLKCKLQNIQAVCNCIPFYTPRDFLDPPVSYCNLGHLECLSKYKVTWTSYRPTEETPDSLNEMEYALTCGACNPLCNLVEYEYQLDRSDLDPENNMFELDEFLFNETHLEESSLIRIYHPSPFCSQYKKQLIYSTNGLLANIGGILGVSIGCSLMSSIEIGYYATIKFYKYWKRSRETRSIGSLSNRL; the protein is encoded by the exons aacTCTTTGGATACCATTTTTACTAACTGGCGTGGTTGCAGCTGCCTACATTACTAGCCATTGTCTtctatattttgaattaaatccAACCGTGACTTATGTAAACTCATTTCGACATCCAGTTGCTGAAGTTCCATTTCCCGGAATCTCTATTTGCAGTGTTAATAAAATAAGCAAACGAGCAGTAGAAGAATATGCAAGAAATAT AACTAAGATGACCAAAGGTCTTGATGAAAAAGATCTTATTAAGAGATTTGAATTAATTGGAGGACTTTTCGATAGTACCGGATTTGACATTGATGATGCCTACAATTTACAAGTACTCCTCGATACTGTATTTTCTACGAAGCCTGGTTTCTTTGATGTTTATCAGTTTCTTAAGAAA ttggcTCCAAAATGTGAAGAACTTCTTCTAAAATGTAGCTGGGCAGGAAAAATATATCCTTGTAATGAACTCTTTGAACTAAGGGTTTCTCCCGAAGGATTTTGTTGTATGTTCAATTACAATCGGGTGGGACGGAAAATAAT GCCAGTGCAAGTAAGACATCTAAATGTAATTGGAACGGATATGGGCTTAAAAGTCTTATTGAACTCATCAGTTAATGACTACTTTTACAGCCAACGTAGCACTATTGGatttataattcaaattttcaacaGTGTATTTTATCCAGATATTTTAACAGGAGAATTGTCTGAGTTTCCACTATCACCGAACAGTGATATGTTGGTGCCGTTGCAGATTAATATTATTAACAGTGATGAcgaaataagaaaatataaaataggacAAAGGCTTTGTTATTTTGCTGATGAACAGCCACGAGGATATGGCATACAATATAGCCAGCCAGAATGTCTGCTCAAGTGTAAACTTCAAAACATACAAGCAGTTTGCAATTGTATTCCATTTTATACGCCTAGAGATTTTCTTGATCCTCCGGTAAGCTATTGTAATTTAGGACACTTGGAATGTTTGAGTAAATACAAAG TAACATGGACATCTTATCGACCAACAGAGGAAACACCTGATTCGTTAAATGAAATGGAATATGCACTGACTTGCGGTGCATGCAATCCACTTTGTAATTTGGTTGAATACGAATACCAATTAGATAGGTCGGACTTAGATCCGGAGAATAATATGTTTGAGCTGGACGAATTTTT ATTCAATGAAACACATTTGGAAGAATCTAGCCTTATACGCATTTACCATCCTTCGCCTTTTTGttcacaatataaaaaacagcTTATTTATTCAACTAACGGCCTATTGG cTAATATCGGAGGAATTCTTGGCGTAAGTATAGGTTGTTCACTGATGAGTTCGATAGAAATTGGTTATTATGCAACAATCAAGTTTTACAAATATTGGAAAAGATCACGTGAAACCAGATCGATTGGTAGTCTTAGCAACCGTTTGTAG
- the LOC129909297 gene encoding pickpocket protein 28-like isoform X2: MLMKRKQLDFQEVLKLQHILTLWIPFLLTGVVAAAYITSHCLLYFELNPTVTYVNSFRHPVAEVPFPGISICSVNKISKRAVEEYARNITKMTKGLDEKDLIKRFELIGGLFDSTGFDIDDAYNLQVLLDTVFSTKPGFFDVYQFLKKLAPKCEELLLKCSWAGKIYPCNELFELRVSPEGFCCMFNYNRVGRKIMPVQVRHLNVIGTDMGLKVLLNSSVNDYFYSQRSTIGFIIQIFNSVFYPDILTGELSEFPLSPNSDMLVPLQINIINSDDEIRKYKIGQRLCYFADEQPRGYGIQYSQPECLLKCKLQNIQAVCNCIPFYTPRDFLDPPVSYCNLGHLECLSKYKVTWTSYRPTEETPDSLNEMEYALTCGACNPLCNLVEYEYQLDRSDLDPENNMFELDEFLFNETHLEESSLIRIYHPSPFCSQYKKQLIYSTNGLLANIGGILGVSIGCSLMSSIEIGYYATIKFYKYWKRSRETRSIGSLSNRL, from the exons aacTCTTTGGATACCATTTTTACTAACTGGCGTGGTTGCAGCTGCCTACATTACTAGCCATTGTCTtctatattttgaattaaatccAACCGTGACTTATGTAAACTCATTTCGACATCCAGTTGCTGAAGTTCCATTTCCCGGAATCTCTATTTGCAGTGTTAATAAAATAAGCAAACGAGCAGTAGAAGAATATGCAAGAAATAT AACTAAGATGACCAAAGGTCTTGATGAAAAAGATCTTATTAAGAGATTTGAATTAATTGGAGGACTTTTCGATAGTACCGGATTTGACATTGATGATGCCTACAATTTACAAGTACTCCTCGATACTGTATTTTCTACGAAGCCTGGTTTCTTTGATGTTTATCAGTTTCTTAAGAAA ttggcTCCAAAATGTGAAGAACTTCTTCTAAAATGTAGCTGGGCAGGAAAAATATATCCTTGTAATGAACTCTTTGAACTAAGGGTTTCTCCCGAAGGATTTTGTTGTATGTTCAATTACAATCGGGTGGGACGGAAAATAAT GCCAGTGCAAGTAAGACATCTAAATGTAATTGGAACGGATATGGGCTTAAAAGTCTTATTGAACTCATCAGTTAATGACTACTTTTACAGCCAACGTAGCACTATTGGatttataattcaaattttcaacaGTGTATTTTATCCAGATATTTTAACAGGAGAATTGTCTGAGTTTCCACTATCACCGAACAGTGATATGTTGGTGCCGTTGCAGATTAATATTATTAACAGTGATGAcgaaataagaaaatataaaataggacAAAGGCTTTGTTATTTTGCTGATGAACAGCCACGAGGATATGGCATACAATATAGCCAGCCAGAATGTCTGCTCAAGTGTAAACTTCAAAACATACAAGCAGTTTGCAATTGTATTCCATTTTATACGCCTAGAGATTTTCTTGATCCTCCGGTAAGCTATTGTAATTTAGGACACTTGGAATGTTTGAGTAAATACAAAG TAACATGGACATCTTATCGACCAACAGAGGAAACACCTGATTCGTTAAATGAAATGGAATATGCACTGACTTGCGGTGCATGCAATCCACTTTGTAATTTGGTTGAATACGAATACCAATTAGATAGGTCGGACTTAGATCCGGAGAATAATATGTTTGAGCTGGACGAATTTTT ATTCAATGAAACACATTTGGAAGAATCTAGCCTTATACGCATTTACCATCCTTCGCCTTTTTGttcacaatataaaaaacagcTTATTTATTCAACTAACGGCCTATTGG cTAATATCGGAGGAATTCTTGGCGTAAGTATAGGTTGTTCACTGATGAGTTCGATAGAAATTGGTTATTATGCAACAATCAAGTTTTACAAATATTGGAAAAGATCACGTGAAACCAGATCGATTGGTAGTCTTAGCAACCGTTTGTAG
- the LOC129909297 gene encoding pickpocket protein 28-like isoform X1, with protein MKPNAWLVAVKLTTVDFFQKTSITGFKLLVFLGNSKFLKTLWIPFLLTGVVAAAYITSHCLLYFELNPTVTYVNSFRHPVAEVPFPGISICSVNKISKRAVEEYARNITKMTKGLDEKDLIKRFELIGGLFDSTGFDIDDAYNLQVLLDTVFSTKPGFFDVYQFLKKLAPKCEELLLKCSWAGKIYPCNELFELRVSPEGFCCMFNYNRVGRKIMPVQVRHLNVIGTDMGLKVLLNSSVNDYFYSQRSTIGFIIQIFNSVFYPDILTGELSEFPLSPNSDMLVPLQINIINSDDEIRKYKIGQRLCYFADEQPRGYGIQYSQPECLLKCKLQNIQAVCNCIPFYTPRDFLDPPVSYCNLGHLECLSKYKVTWTSYRPTEETPDSLNEMEYALTCGACNPLCNLVEYEYQLDRSDLDPENNMFELDEFLFNETHLEESSLIRIYHPSPFCSQYKKQLIYSTNGLLANIGGILGVSIGCSLMSSIEIGYYATIKFYKYWKRSRETRSIGSLSNRL; from the exons ATGAAGCCAAACGCCTGGTTGGTGGCAGTAAAGCTGACCACAgttgattttttccaaaaaactagTATAACAGGATTTAAATTGCTAGTTTTTCTTggaaactctaaatttttaaa aacTCTTTGGATACCATTTTTACTAACTGGCGTGGTTGCAGCTGCCTACATTACTAGCCATTGTCTtctatattttgaattaaatccAACCGTGACTTATGTAAACTCATTTCGACATCCAGTTGCTGAAGTTCCATTTCCCGGAATCTCTATTTGCAGTGTTAATAAAATAAGCAAACGAGCAGTAGAAGAATATGCAAGAAATAT AACTAAGATGACCAAAGGTCTTGATGAAAAAGATCTTATTAAGAGATTTGAATTAATTGGAGGACTTTTCGATAGTACCGGATTTGACATTGATGATGCCTACAATTTACAAGTACTCCTCGATACTGTATTTTCTACGAAGCCTGGTTTCTTTGATGTTTATCAGTTTCTTAAGAAA ttggcTCCAAAATGTGAAGAACTTCTTCTAAAATGTAGCTGGGCAGGAAAAATATATCCTTGTAATGAACTCTTTGAACTAAGGGTTTCTCCCGAAGGATTTTGTTGTATGTTCAATTACAATCGGGTGGGACGGAAAATAAT GCCAGTGCAAGTAAGACATCTAAATGTAATTGGAACGGATATGGGCTTAAAAGTCTTATTGAACTCATCAGTTAATGACTACTTTTACAGCCAACGTAGCACTATTGGatttataattcaaattttcaacaGTGTATTTTATCCAGATATTTTAACAGGAGAATTGTCTGAGTTTCCACTATCACCGAACAGTGATATGTTGGTGCCGTTGCAGATTAATATTATTAACAGTGATGAcgaaataagaaaatataaaataggacAAAGGCTTTGTTATTTTGCTGATGAACAGCCACGAGGATATGGCATACAATATAGCCAGCCAGAATGTCTGCTCAAGTGTAAACTTCAAAACATACAAGCAGTTTGCAATTGTATTCCATTTTATACGCCTAGAGATTTTCTTGATCCTCCGGTAAGCTATTGTAATTTAGGACACTTGGAATGTTTGAGTAAATACAAAG TAACATGGACATCTTATCGACCAACAGAGGAAACACCTGATTCGTTAAATGAAATGGAATATGCACTGACTTGCGGTGCATGCAATCCACTTTGTAATTTGGTTGAATACGAATACCAATTAGATAGGTCGGACTTAGATCCGGAGAATAATATGTTTGAGCTGGACGAATTTTT ATTCAATGAAACACATTTGGAAGAATCTAGCCTTATACGCATTTACCATCCTTCGCCTTTTTGttcacaatataaaaaacagcTTATTTATTCAACTAACGGCCTATTGG cTAATATCGGAGGAATTCTTGGCGTAAGTATAGGTTGTTCACTGATGAGTTCGATAGAAATTGGTTATTATGCAACAATCAAGTTTTACAAATATTGGAAAAGATCACGTGAAACCAGATCGATTGGTAGTCTTAGCAACCGTTTGTAG